One stretch of Pseudomonas fragi DNA includes these proteins:
- a CDS encoding lysophospholipid acyltransferase family protein, translating to MLLSMRMLLMFLHFMLAGVLGVLLGMCRPFNPDNSRLCARLYAWPSRWILGYRLKAEVGPLMDKPQSCVVIANHQSNYDLFVFGNVVPRRTVCIGKKSLKWVPLFGQLFWLAGNVLIDRGNAQKVRKSMLTTTRTLQEKDTSIWVFPEGTRNLGKTLLPFKKGAFQMAITAGVPIVPVCVSTYSRHLQLNRWHSADILIRSLPAIPTAGLTLDDIPHLMELCHTQMRECIESMDRELLSPQNRHLPPLAKGNSTVSNPNL from the coding sequence ATGCTACTTTCGATGCGTATGTTGTTGATGTTTTTGCATTTTATGCTCGCAGGCGTACTGGGTGTCTTACTGGGCATGTGCCGCCCCTTCAATCCGGACAACAGCCGCCTGTGCGCGCGCCTGTATGCCTGGCCATCGCGCTGGATCCTGGGCTACCGGCTCAAAGCCGAAGTCGGACCACTGATGGACAAGCCGCAAAGCTGTGTGGTGATTGCCAATCATCAGTCCAACTACGACCTGTTTGTATTCGGCAACGTAGTGCCGCGCCGCACGGTGTGCATCGGCAAAAAAAGCCTCAAGTGGGTGCCTTTGTTCGGCCAGCTGTTCTGGTTGGCGGGTAATGTGCTGATCGATCGCGGCAATGCCCAGAAAGTACGCAAGTCGATGTTGACGACAACGCGCACCCTGCAAGAGAAGGACACATCGATCTGGGTGTTCCCGGAGGGCACGCGCAACCTGGGCAAAACCCTGCTGCCCTTCAAGAAAGGGGCATTTCAGATGGCAATCACTGCCGGGGTGCCGATTGTGCCGGTGTGTGTCAGCACTTATAGCCGGCATCTGCAGCTCAACCGCTGGCACAGTGCCGATATCCTGATCCGCTCGTTACCGGCCATCCCGACCGCCGGCCTGACCCTGGATGACATCCCGCACCTGATGGAGCTGTGCCATACGCAGATGCGCGAATGCATCGAGTCTATGGATCGCGAGCTGCTGAGCCCGCAAAACCGTCACTTGCCGCCCCTGGCCAAGGGCAATTCGACAGTGTCCAACCCGAACCTCTGA
- a CDS encoding magnesium and cobalt transport protein CorA: protein MGRVVAAAVYNAGKKVTNITLDEGIEWAKKPGHFVWIGLEQPDAQELANLQRQFNLHELAIEDALEQHSRPKLETFGDALFIVIYSPIRHEGKLEFVETHIFAGNGYIITSRNGHSASYKAVRQRCEARPLLLEHGEDFVLYALLDFVTESYQPVSEAIHAEIEQLEQSIMGNALNEADIVHLHGLRRDVLRLRRYVAPMVEISEELQRLTFPFIDKNMRPYFRDVQIHVTRQMEDLTNLRDAATQTIEIVVLLESSRQSNVQRKFAAWAAILAFPTAVAGIYGMNFQNMPELTWHYGYFGVLGFIALGVTGLWTSFKRSGWL, encoded by the coding sequence ATGGGGAGAGTTGTTGCTGCTGCGGTTTACAACGCAGGCAAGAAGGTCACCAATATCACGCTGGACGAAGGTATTGAGTGGGCGAAAAAGCCCGGTCACTTCGTCTGGATCGGTCTGGAGCAACCTGACGCGCAAGAGCTGGCCAACTTGCAACGCCAGTTCAACCTGCATGAACTGGCCATCGAGGACGCCCTTGAGCAGCACAGCCGGCCCAAGCTCGAAACCTTCGGCGATGCGCTGTTTATCGTGATCTATTCGCCGATTCGCCATGAAGGCAAATTGGAGTTTGTCGAAACCCATATCTTTGCCGGCAACGGCTACATCATCACCAGCCGCAACGGCCATTCGGCCTCGTACAAGGCCGTGCGCCAGCGTTGCGAAGCTCGCCCGCTGCTGCTGGAGCATGGCGAAGACTTTGTGCTGTATGCCCTGCTCGACTTCGTCACCGAGAGCTATCAGCCGGTCAGCGAGGCCATCCACGCCGAAATCGAACAGCTCGAGCAAAGCATCATGGGCAACGCCCTGAATGAGGCCGACATTGTCCACCTGCATGGCCTGCGCCGCGATGTACTGCGCCTGCGCCGTTATGTGGCGCCGATGGTCGAGATCAGCGAAGAACTGCAGCGCCTGACCTTTCCCTTTATCGACAAAAACATGCGCCCGTACTTTCGCGATGTGCAGATTCACGTCACCCGGCAGATGGAAGACCTCACCAACCTGCGCGATGCCGCGACCCAGACCATTGAGATCGTGGTGTTGCTGGAATCTTCACGCCAGAGCAACGTGCAGCGCAAATTCGCCGCCTGGGCCGCCATCCTCGCCTTCCCCACTGCCGTGGCGGGTATTTACGGGATGAACTTCCAGAACATGCCGGAATTGACCTGGCATTACGGCTATTTCGGCGTGCTGGGGTTTATTGCGCTGGGCGTGACCGGCCTGTGGACCAGCTTCAAGCGCTCTGGCTGGCTATAA
- a CDS encoding crotonase/enoyl-CoA hydratase family protein: MSDLIAYHLEDGIATLTLSNGKVNAISPDVISAFNAALDQAEQDRAVVIITGQPGILSGGYDLKVMTASPEQAIELVRQGSTLARRMLAHPFPVVIACSGHAVAKGAFLLLSVDYRIGVEGPFSIGLNEVQIGMTMHHAGIELARDRLRKSAFHRSVINGEMFNPLTAVDAGFLDKVVKPEELHAAALEVARQLKKINMKAHRNTKLKVRKELLETLDKAIEEDQHHPL, translated from the coding sequence ATGAGTGACTTGATTGCCTACCACCTGGAAGACGGTATCGCCACGCTGACCTTAAGCAATGGCAAGGTCAATGCCATCTCCCCGGATGTGATCTCTGCGTTCAATGCCGCGCTGGACCAGGCCGAGCAGGATCGCGCGGTGGTCATTATTACCGGGCAACCGGGCATTCTCTCTGGTGGCTATGACTTGAAGGTGATGACCGCCAGCCCCGAGCAAGCCATTGAGCTGGTAAGGCAGGGCTCAACCCTGGCCCGGCGCATGCTTGCACACCCTTTCCCGGTGGTGATCGCCTGCTCCGGCCATGCGGTGGCCAAGGGTGCGTTCCTGTTGTTGTCGGTGGATTACCGCATCGGTGTGGAAGGCCCGTTCAGTATCGGTCTGAACGAGGTGCAGATCGGCATGACCATGCACCACGCCGGCATCGAGCTGGCCCGCGACCGTCTGCGCAAATCGGCATTCCATCGTTCAGTGATCAACGGCGAGATGTTCAACCCGCTCACCGCCGTAGATGCAGGCTTTCTCGACAAGGTGGTCAAGCCTGAAGAGCTGCACGCCGCAGCCCTGGAAGTGGCCCGCCAGTTGAAGAAGATCAATATGAAGGCTCACAGGAACACCAAGCTCAAAGTGCGCAAGGAGCTGCTGGAGACCCTGGACAAGGCCATCGAAGAAGATCAGCACCACCCGCTCTGA